Proteins from a genomic interval of Aquabacterium olei:
- a CDS encoding ShlB/FhaC/HecB family hemolysin secretion/activation protein, which translates to MLLSLGVIAHVPVAWAQSATQDAGSGPVFDVMEYVVEGNSALSDGVVSQILTPYLGPGRRFTDIEAAREALEKAYQDAGFLSVVVSLPDQRVDTGEVRLEVTEARVEQVRVTGAKHHLPSRIRDGVPSLAAGQLPYFPAVQDELAELQTPARQITPVIGASDQPDRIDVELKVEDKRPAQGSVELNSRQAYNTERGRLEAVASYSNLFQRGHSLGLSWQVAPTRPSDANVVSAVYDLPLGRADSLSLAVTNSASDTRAGTSVGGVTITRGTFYSLRWRHELPAWQWPVSHSWSLGLDRKHNRDRSVTGSGFSTQKPALKYPVLNLAYDVAWDHGGGDQSTVRTALAGSSRSWAGREVDCDGRRLDQFECKRAGANPDFLVWRFGMTHRRAVGGGWQVDLSADAQLASGPVASGEQFALGGIDSVRGYYDYEQAGDQGWSLRVEGASPPLWQSGSWRLGSLVFVDRGSLMLKNALEGQRARVHMGSYGLGWRLSNGEGLNASLDVAMPFYETVRAASSGGDERATRREPRWELSVRQAF; encoded by the coding sequence GTGTTGTTGAGTCTGGGCGTGATCGCCCATGTGCCTGTTGCATGGGCGCAGAGCGCGACCCAGGACGCCGGGAGCGGGCCGGTCTTCGACGTCATGGAGTACGTGGTTGAAGGCAATTCGGCGCTGTCCGACGGGGTGGTGAGCCAGATCCTGACGCCCTACCTCGGCCCGGGCCGCCGCTTCACGGACATCGAAGCCGCCCGTGAGGCGCTCGAGAAGGCTTACCAGGATGCCGGCTTCCTGTCGGTGGTGGTGAGTTTGCCGGACCAGCGTGTGGACACCGGCGAGGTCAGGCTCGAGGTGACCGAAGCCCGCGTGGAGCAGGTGCGCGTCACGGGGGCGAAGCACCACCTGCCGAGCCGCATCCGTGATGGCGTGCCCAGTCTGGCGGCGGGACAACTGCCTTACTTCCCGGCCGTGCAGGATGAGCTGGCCGAATTGCAGACCCCGGCGCGCCAGATCACGCCGGTGATCGGGGCCAGCGATCAACCCGATCGCATCGACGTCGAGCTGAAGGTCGAAGACAAGCGGCCGGCTCAGGGCTCGGTGGAGCTGAACTCCCGCCAGGCCTACAACACGGAGCGCGGGCGGCTGGAAGCCGTGGCGTCGTACAGCAACCTCTTTCAACGCGGCCACAGCCTCGGCCTGAGCTGGCAGGTGGCGCCGACCCGGCCGAGCGATGCCAACGTTGTCTCGGCGGTGTATGACCTGCCGCTGGGCCGCGCCGACAGCCTCAGCCTGGCCGTGACCAACAGCGCCAGTGACACGCGTGCCGGCACCTCGGTGGGCGGCGTCACGATCACGCGCGGTACCTTCTACAGCCTGCGTTGGCGGCATGAACTGCCGGCGTGGCAATGGCCCGTCAGCCACAGCTGGTCGCTCGGGCTGGACCGCAAGCACAACCGGGATCGCTCGGTGACCGGCTCCGGCTTCTCCACCCAGAAGCCGGCGCTGAAGTACCCGGTGCTCAACCTGGCGTACGACGTGGCCTGGGATCACGGCGGGGGCGACCAGAGCACCGTGCGCACCGCGCTGGCCGGCTCGAGCCGCAGCTGGGCCGGGCGTGAAGTCGACTGCGATGGCCGCCGGCTCGACCAGTTCGAATGCAAGCGCGCGGGCGCCAACCCGGACTTTCTGGTCTGGCGATTCGGCATGACGCACCGCCGCGCGGTGGGTGGCGGCTGGCAGGTCGATCTGAGTGCCGACGCCCAGCTGGCTTCCGGCCCGGTGGCCTCGGGTGAGCAGTTCGCGCTGGGTGGCATCGACAGTGTGCGCGGCTACTACGACTACGAACAGGCCGGTGATCAGGGCTGGAGCCTGCGGGTCGAAGGGGCCAGCCCGCCCTTGTGGCAGTCGGGCAGCTGGCGCCTGGGCTCGCTGGTCTTTGTGGACCGCGGCAGCCTGATGTTGAAGAACGCGCTGGAGGGGCAGCGCGCCCGCGTGCACATGGGCAGCTATGGCCTGGGCTGGCGGCTGAGCAACGGCGAGGGCCTGAATGCCTCGCTGGATGTCGCCATGCCCTTCTACGAAACGGTGCGTGCTGCCTCCAGCGGCGGCGATGAACGCGCCACGCGCCGTGAGCCGCGCTGGGAACTCAGCGTTCGCCAGGCTTTCTGA